The sequence below is a genomic window from Streptomyces sp. NBC_00582.
GTTCCAGACCTTCCTGGACGGCGGTCACTCCGGTTCGGACAACCTGAAGGCGGTCTTCAACGCCACCTACCAGGACTCACCTCCGGACGGCCTGCCGTCCCTCTCGGGCAGCGCCGAGGTCGCGCTGACACCGGCGGACTGACCAAGACACCGGTCCAACCCGGGATCAGCTTCGGACAGCGACCGAGAAGGGTGCCCGACGGGAGACTTCCCCGGTCAGGCACCCTTCCGTGTGTCTCTAGAAGAAGCCCAGCTTCTTCGGCGAGTACGACACCAGCAGGTTCTTCGTCTGCTTGTGGTACACGATCTCACCCGCTTCTGACCTGCGGCAATGGATGGAATCGCCCGATCCGAAGCCGAGTTGGTCCGTCCCTGGTCCGGATCACTGAGGCTTTCACCGGGTAGATGCTTGGGGGACCTTGGCGTGCCTCAGCGGCGAGGTCCGCTCCTCGATCCTGCTGCGGCATCTGCGAACGCCTCGAGCGCCCGCAGCGGGCGGCGCCGCCGCTGGGCCACCCGTTGCGGGTCGGCCCTGATGGGCGGCGCGTTGGTGCCCTGCCCCATGGCGCCCATAGCTGCGGGTCGGTGAGGGCTGGTCGCTCCCCCACTCTCGGCTTCGCTCGAGCGGGGGGACCCCCAACGCGGCGGTAGCCGAAGATCGAGACAGCCCCGCGTCCCTCCCGCGGCGGCGTGCCGTCCGCCGCTTACTCCCCAGGGAGTAATCCGCAGCCGCCGTCGCCCCCGGCAGTACGCGTCACCTCGCCCTCCCGCCCGACGAAAGCCGTGGTTCTGACCGGAAGTCTGGGGACCGAAGCAGACGTCACCCGGAAGGAGATCGGTCAATGAGGGCCGGAGAGAAAACCGCTACGACGAGGCTGGGGCCGGGGCGCGGGCGAGCCGTTCCATGGGCGGTGCTCGGGCTGTGGATTGCGGTGATCGCGCTCGTCGGGCCGTTCGCGGCGAAGCTCGGCAGCGTGCAGCACGACAAGGTCACCGACTACCTGCCGGCGAGCGCTGACTCGACACAAGCGGCGAAGATCGAGGAGAAGTTGCCCGGTGGCGAGACCACCGAGATGGTGCTCGTCTACCACCGGGACGGCGGGCTCAGCGCCGCCGACCGGAAGACCGCCGCCGGTCAGGTCGCGGAGATCGCCGGGCAGCACAAGCTGATCGGCGGCGCCCCGAAGGGGATTCCGTCCAAGGACGGCACGACCCTGATGTACCCGGTCGCCAGCAACGAGCCCGGGGCGGACGAGGAGAAGCAGGACCAGCTCGTCACCGACGTTCGCGAAGTCGCCCAGGGCGAAGGCGGGTTGAGCGTCGATGTGGGCGGCACCGGCGCGCTGGGCACCGACTCCGGCGCGGTCTACGACTCGCTCGGCGGACCGCTGCTCTACACCACCGTCGCCGTCGTCGCCATACTGCTGATCCTGATCTACCGCAGCCCCGTGCTGTGGCTCGTGCCCCTGGTCGTCGCCGGGATCGCCGACTACATGTCGATGGGTGTCTCCTACGGCCTCAACCAGGCCTTCGGCACGACCGTCACGGGGCAGAGTGCGGGTGTGATGACGATCCTCGTGTTCGGGGCGGGCACGGACTACGCGCTGCTGCTCGTCGCGCGCTACCGGGAGGAGCTGCGGCGCATCGAGCGACCGTACGAGGCCATGGTCGCCGCCCTGCGCGGCTGCGGGCCCGCCGTGCTCGCCTCCTCCGGCACCGTCGCCGCCGGACTGCTGTGCCTGCTCGCCGCCGACCTCAACAGCAGCAAGGGCATGGGCCCGCTCGGCACCGTCGGTGTGCTGTGCGCGCTGATCGCGATGCTGACCCTGCTCCCCGCCATCCTCGTACTGGTCGGACGGCGGGTGTTCTGGCCGCTCGTGCCCGCCTTCGGGAGCACGCCCAAGCAGCGGCGGAGCCTGTTCGCGGCGATGGGCAGCTCTGCCGGACGCAGGCCGCTGACCGTACTCGCGAGCGGTGCCGTACTGCTCGGCGCCTTGGCCCTCGGCTCACTCAACCTGCCGGGAGTGCTCAAGCAGGAGGACTCCTTCGTCAAGAAGCCGGAGTCCGTCGTCGCGATGGAGACCCTCGCCAAGTCCTTTCCCGAGAGCGGCAGCCAGCCCATCGACGTGATCACCCCGCAGGACCGGGCCGACGAGACCCTCGCGACCGTCCGCGGCACACCGGGAGTCGGCAGCGCGGAGAAGGGGCGTACGGGAGACGGCTGGACCGAGATCTCCGTCTTCGCGAAGAGCGCACCCCAGTCGGCGGGGGAGACCGCCACCATCAAGTCCCTGCGGGGCCAACTGAAGGGCTCCTACGTCGGCGGGGACAGCGCCCAGCAGATCGACCTGGAGGTCACCAACGCCCGGGACACGAAGATCGTCGTACCGCTCGTTCTCGTCTCCGTGATGCTCATCCTGATCGGGCTGCTGCGGAGTCTGGTCGCACCGCTGCTCCTGGTGGTCGCGGTCGTCGCGGTGTGGGGCGCCTCCCTCGGGATCGGCGGACTGGTCTTCGAACCGCTCCTCGGCCTCAAGGGCACCGATCCAGGGCTCGGACTGCTGTCCTTCGTGTTCCTGGTCGCCCTCGGTGTCGACTACGGCATCTTCCTCATGCACCGGATGAGGGAGGAGTCCCTGGCGGGAACGGAACCGGCCACGGCGGCACTCACCGCACTGCGCACCACCGGCGGCGTCATCGCCTCCGCAGGACTCGTCCTCGCCGCGACCTTCGCCGTGTTGACGAACATGGGCCTGGTGCAGCTGGTCCAGCTCGGCTTCGTGATCGCCGTCGGCGTCCTGCTCGACACCTTCCTCGTACGGACGTACCTGGTGACCAGCGCCAGCGTCGCCCTGGGCCGGAAGGTGTGGTGGCCGGGCGTGCTCTCACGGGAGCCCGGGCCGGCTGAACCGGCCGGGTCGCGCGGACCGGGCGGACCGGCCGAGCCGCCCCGGCAGCCGGAAACCGTCAGAGCACCCGGAGCACGCTGATCGAAGGCCTCGATCGAACGCTCTGATCGAGCACCCTGATCGTGCACCTTGATCCTGCGGGGCCGCCCAGGTGCCTCTCCTTCCGTAGAGGCGCCCGGGTTCCCGTACGAGTACCGGAAGATGGAGCCGTGGAAGAACGGGGAACGACCACAGGGGTACGCGACCGGTCGGCGGCGGAGACGGCGGCCGGTGGCGGCGGGCGGTCCCGTCGCGTCGAGCGCATCATGTCCGCCGTCAACCGCGAACCGCTGACCGCACCGCACCGCACCCGCAACGACGCGGTCCTCGCGCTGGGCGTCGCCGTGCTCGCCTCATCCTTCGCCCTGACGGGCGGCGAAGGGATCCGGCCCGACTCGCTCGGCTGGACTCTGGTGCTCGCCGGGCACGTGCCCCTCGTATGGCGGCGCCGCCGTCCGGTGGTGGCCCTGCTCGGGGTGGTGGCCTGCATGGCTCCGTACTACGCCTTCGACTACAACCCCGCCCTGCCCATGCCCGCGATCGTCCTGGCGCTCTACACCGTCGCGGCGACCGGCGCCGTACACCGCACGCTGCTCACCGGTGTCGCCGTCCTCGGCTCGACAGTGATCAGCAACGGCATCACCGACCAGGACGAGGCGCTGGACTCCCTGGAGATCTCCGGCTGGATCATCGCGGTCCTGGTCGTCGGTGTCGCCGTCCGCTACTACCGCTTGTACGTCGCCTCCATCGTCGAGCGGGCCGAGCGGGCCGAACGCACCCGGGAGGAGGAGGCCAGGCGCCGCGTCGCCGAGGAACGGCTGCGGATGGCCCGTGACCTGCACGACCTGCTCGCCCACAGCATCACGCTCATCGGCGTGCAGACGTCCGTGGCGGCCCACGTCCTCACCGCCGACCCCGAGCGCCTCGACCGCAAAGCCGTCGCCCAGGCACTGGACGACATCGCGGGGACCTGCCGGACCGCCCGGGGGGAACTGCGTACGACGCTGGAGGTGCTGC
It includes:
- a CDS encoding sensor histidine kinase, producing the protein MEERGTTTGVRDRSAAETAAGGGGRSRRVERIMSAVNREPLTAPHRTRNDAVLALGVAVLASSFALTGGEGIRPDSLGWTLVLAGHVPLVWRRRRPVVALLGVVACMAPYYAFDYNPALPMPAIVLALYTVAATGAVHRTLLTGVAVLGSTVISNGITDQDEALDSLEISGWIIAVLVVGVAVRYYRLYVASIVERAERAERTREEEARRRVAEERLRMARDLHDLLAHSITLIGVQTSVAAHVLTADPERLDRKAVAQALDDIAGTCRTARGELRTTLEVLRAQDTAEGAGVDRGAGAGSVSGAEDMRGPLPGIDGLAGLAETGRGAGAKVELSVRADGVPPSVGAAAYRIVQEALTNAVRHGGRENLTVRVGLWTADGALRVSVRDDGTGGGVGPSDGTPGFGLIGMRERARSVGGTLDAGPGPAEGFEVTATLPLSREDELR
- a CDS encoding MMPL family transporter, which codes for MRAGEKTATTRLGPGRGRAVPWAVLGLWIAVIALVGPFAAKLGSVQHDKVTDYLPASADSTQAAKIEEKLPGGETTEMVLVYHRDGGLSAADRKTAAGQVAEIAGQHKLIGGAPKGIPSKDGTTLMYPVASNEPGADEEKQDQLVTDVREVAQGEGGLSVDVGGTGALGTDSGAVYDSLGGPLLYTTVAVVAILLILIYRSPVLWLVPLVVAGIADYMSMGVSYGLNQAFGTTVTGQSAGVMTILVFGAGTDYALLLVARYREELRRIERPYEAMVAALRGCGPAVLASSGTVAAGLLCLLAADLNSSKGMGPLGTVGVLCALIAMLTLLPAILVLVGRRVFWPLVPAFGSTPKQRRSLFAAMGSSAGRRPLTVLASGAVLLGALALGSLNLPGVLKQEDSFVKKPESVVAMETLAKSFPESGSQPIDVITPQDRADETLATVRGTPGVGSAEKGRTGDGWTEISVFAKSAPQSAGETATIKSLRGQLKGSYVGGDSAQQIDLEVTNARDTKIVVPLVLVSVMLILIGLLRSLVAPLLLVVAVVAVWGASLGIGGLVFEPLLGLKGTDPGLGLLSFVFLVALGVDYGIFLMHRMREESLAGTEPATAALTALRTTGGVIASAGLVLAATFAVLTNMGLVQLVQLGFVIAVGVLLDTFLVRTYLVTSASVALGRKVWWPGVLSREPGPAEPAGSRGPGGPAEPPRQPETVRAPGAR